GACCGGCTCTCCACAGACTGCTTGTGCTCCCAGGACTCCCTGGACCGCCTGTCCGTCGACGACTTCTGGCAGGAGGTGCAGAACATCCAGCAGAGTGGCAGCGACTCCGAGCAGGAGGGCAGTGTGGGCGACGCCAAGCAACCCGAGGGTGAGGCAGCAGCACAGAGCCAAGACTGACACCTGCCTTTAGGATACAGCTTCCATTCTGCTGTTGAAAGACATGATCCGTATAGATCAGTTAGCTTGTGTGCCGTGGGCTATACTGTAGAATGACAATTCAATGAAGGTGATATTCCAGGAGATTACCTTCATTAGCCCAACTGATCTAGCTTCTGCTCTACTAAAGAGCAAAAGAATGTCCCTGCCAAGGTTACTCACAGTTAGACGAGAACATGTATAATAAAACTTCATGCATGTATGATAGACTGATGCTTAATGCTACCCCTGACCCCTTTGTGATGTTTCAGTTAATGAACAAGAGCGGTATATACATGCAAGCTTGTTATTGCTGGATTAAcaatgtctgtttgtgtgtggcAGAGGGAGAGCAGGAGAAAGAGTGGCTCCAGGATGCAGGTCTGTCCACGCTGATCAGCGAAGACTCGGAGGACGTGGACAACGTGGGTCTGCTGTCCACTCTCACCCGGACACAAGCTGCCGCCGTCCAGCGCCGCCTGGACACCTACACTTGCTCTGTCCGCAAGAAGAACAAGCAGCCCGTCCGAGACGTCAGGGACATATTCAGAGCCGACAATCCCAAGGTAAAAAGGGGAGCTTCCCTTTCTGAAGAGTAGCTTGTATTTCGTGCTGGACAACAACAACTGGGCGACCCCTTGGATTTGCAATGGGGAGTCAACAGGTAGTCACTGACAGTGAGCTAAACAGCAGCTCAGGACGCTATCGCCACAGGTGAATGTAGGGTTCTTTTCGACAGTAGCCTTGTTCAAGTCCGTATACATTGGTAGAGTTTTGTGGGAAAGCCTGCATGGCTTCAGAACTGGTTCTAGCCAGCACCATTATGCCATGTTTCCATTTGccccatgaaaccagtctgtcaGACTCAATCTCCTCTCGTTCCTGGTTCCATCTACAGTCTACAATCCAATGCATTTCTGCACTGCAATGCAATCCAGTCTACATATAATTCCTGTTTATCTGTTGTATCTAGTGTGTGTGTACCTGCATATAGCCAGCAGATGGAGCAATCTCCCTGTGAAACAACTAGTTTTTTTAGCACCATGGATAGAAGGAGAATCGGAGAGAATCATGAGCCGACAAGAGTAAAAAAGTCTAGTGTGGTGTGATGGGGTGGGGTgaggactttatttatttatcagcagCTATAAATCATAGGCAGACACATATATTATTATTCAACAGTGCCCTGTATGagatgatttaaacaaaaaagaacaagaaCACTGAGTGAACTCATAAATGAACTGAAGAGCATCTCCTGAACTCGCAGTGAAAGCACTggaacacagacttatcaaaaacaaaaccataaaaaaaaaaaacatttgagtaattgcaataagaactacTCTGAGTAATTGCAAACCTCTTACCCTCCTAGGTTCTTTTGTTCAGTGCCCtgaacatttttcatttgaaattgcctCCGCAACAAATAATGTCTTTCACAGCTATGTTTTGTTTTCCGGTCTCCAGACTGAGAAGGataatcataaaaatgtaaaaggacaTTAGTCATTTGAAGCTGCTATCAGTTTCATTTCACAGCTGGGAGTGACAGAAATTAGTATGTGTTTAGGTGATGATCCCGAGTGCAAGCCCCACCTTGCAGAAGAGTTTAAATACCTGTGTCTCGTCAAAACAGAGTTTAAGAAGTTTATTCACATAGTTCTCAACTCTTCTCAAGATGGGAAACAGATGGGACAAGGtctgtttcttttagttttaattttattttgcaatCAGGAGCCCTTTTTTCTTTAAGCTCTAACTCATATTTGAAGAGttttttaatattcataaaaACTGTTCTAGGCTGTTCTTTAGCAGTCTGCTTATAAAAGCTTTATTAAGATGTATTTCACAGAAACCCTCAAAGGGGCTGATCCtgatgagtgtgtgtgtatatgtgtgtgtactgtactgtatttcttaTTTTCGCTGGAATTCTACTAAAAAGAGAATTGGTAATAAAAAGTGCaataccatttttttgttttattctattttaactttttattattttattttattttcagaaggCTCTAATGGAAACCAAAGATTCAGGGCGGGACAGTCAGACCAGAAGTCCCCTAGACAGTACGTACAGTGTGATGGTTCTGCTGGATAGCGTAGTCTTGCCAGTTGACAGTTTTCATTGTGGTTTTCTAAAGCTGGCTGATTTCGGGGAAGCACATTTCCAAAAGTGTTTATCGTTTCTCGTCACCAGGCTGCGGGAGAGAGTTCTTCATCACTGATGTTGCTTACTCTGATCAGGCTGCCATCCTGCAGAAACAGACGAAACTGCAGAGCAGGAACTCCAGGAGGAGGAAGGATGATGGCACTTTACCGGTGAGTGTACAAGCAAAGCTTTTTCAGATAAAAGAGCTGTTAATCTACATCAGGGGGGCCAGAGTTGGcctttccagtcctggtctttgttccaaccctattctaaactgtttaattggaccaattaaacctccatccagaccctgaagtagttaattatctcattttaattgttaaacctggagtggaatggccctccaacACCATAATTGGACACCCTTGCTCTAGATAGAGTAAAGCAGAGATTTCGCTAACTAGCAAAAAGAGAAGAGATTTCCTCCTCGGTTTGATAGAGACTGGAAGAATACAGCAAGCCCCTTGCTCAGTCCTGAACTCTGctgccctctcctctccccttccagAAGCTGATCTCTGCGCAGTGCAGGCTGGGGGTGACGAGGATCGGGGACCTGTCTGCCCAGGACATGAAGAAGGTGCGGCAGCTCGCCCTCATCGACATGACCGCGCTCTGCGACATCCTGGAGGTGGAGCTCAAGAGACACAAGCTCGGCAAGAGGAAACTCCACGGTGAGCAAGCACGCTGTCCTGCATTCGAACATGGAGCTGAGAGACACGGGAACAGGCATTTCCAGCTGCACAGAGCAGCAGAACATTGCCCCTGTATTTCTGTTATATATGTCACGTTTACCAGAGATACAGTCGTATACTGTAGGCAATTCATCCATAACATACTTAGCTCTAATAAGATGCATTCAAACTATAATATGTAGTTATAATAATAGAGACCCATGTGTGTTTCCCACAGAGAGCTGTCTGTTCGGAGTCCCCTTGGCCACTCTAGTGGAGAATGACCAGAAGATCAAGCCCACCACCACTGTCCCTCTTATCTTGCAGGCGGTAAGTGAGCTACAGTACATGTGCCTCTATTTTGAGAactttgtttaacctgcatgacaAGGTTCCCATTATGACAGGGTTCATGGCCAGGTTGGAAAATGACACCTGTTCGGAAATGCTCATATGCAACAGATGCTGATAACCCTTCTAAAACTACAGCATCCAGCTTCTCTGATGTTAAAAGCTAACTgggtcttttttttctctttcagatgTTCTCCTTCCTGGAAAAGAAAGGCCTGGATTCGGAGGGGATTCTCCGTATCCCCGGGTCCCAGTCCAGGATCAAGGTAGTCTGGGATTGTCTGGGGGTTTACACCAGGGGGTCGGGGTGTATCACAGCCCTTTACTCAGCCACTAGCACTGTCATTGGAATTACAACACTTTAAACAAACATCCTTGGGATTTAATTCAAGGTCTCCTAGGTGTTCTTACCGGTGTTTATTTCTACTTTTGTGACCCTCGCTGCTGATTTTCtctattaagaaaaaaataaaaacattgctaaTGACACTTTGGAGAACTTTGTGAATATCACCATTATACCGTATGTTTGGTTGATCATCTGAAATGGGGCATGTATTCCAAGTGAAGGTTTTTTGAAAATTAAGACAAACTCTCGAACGCTGTGGTTGTGTTTCACAAGACAGTCAGCAGCCAccccattttctctctctctctctctctctctctctctctctctctctcttctgctgTACTAAATATGATTGCTCTATATCTACAGAACCTGCAACAAAAGCTGGAGACCAACTTCTATCCCGGGCTGTTTAGCTGGGAGGAGGTGAATCCCAACGACGTGGCAGCGTTACTCAAGAAGTTCATCCGTGAGCTACCAGCCCCCCTGCTCACCCCTGAGCACCTCCACACCTTCAACACAGTGCAGGGTAAGCACTCCCCTTCCACAGACCACTCATTAACCCTAACCCCCTGCTCACCCCTGAGCACCTCCACACCTTCAACACAGTGCAGGGTAAGCactcccctaaccctaaccctaaccctaaccctaacccccaagGCTTAAAATGCAGCTTACTAGCTTTATTGAtgctacagggatggaaacaaggctCCTGTTGTTAGCAGTTTCTCCCATTCgagttttaatatgagcttgattagccacagtgtgtaggttagaggctcaggtgtgtcttagtaaACTCTTTGTAAAACcagatcaaaccgctatgcagtcttgtttccatcccatGCTCTATTACAAGTCCACCTTTTATTGTGCAGAAAATCTTTTTAGTtcttcatgcttttttttttttttttgttaatccaTGATGTTTCAGATCCAGTGCTATAAAGGAAGTGCTGCATTCTGGTACCTTTGCTGTTGGTTACATGATCTGCCAATTCCATTCCGCTGTACCCTAACGTGGGCcctcttttattttgtgtttctagATATTCAAGACTTGCAGCAGAGGCTTCATGTCCTGAACCTGCTTGTGCTTCTTCTGCCTGAGCCAAACAGGAGCACCCTAAAGGTACTGGGATCTTCTTACTGAGGGTATAGGGCATGTTTAAATCTGGGACTGTCATAGCTGTGACACCATATCCATGGCATAATTACTGGGGGTTTTACAGTAGCTGATGAAACAATTCCTGTCTAACCAGGTCAGTTTGCAGTATTGAAAGAAGCACaagcatttgaaataaaaaaaataaataaatgataaaaaaaaagttgtttcttGTTCTATTTGTGCCACATTGATGACCGTGGCCCTAGATCACGTGTTCTCCATTTACTAAATAACCGTGCTGAATGGTCTCTGTGATGTAAAGTATGTGAATTCAGGAGGTCCCTCATTGCCTTGCCCTCCACAGGCCCTGCTGGAGTACCTGGAAAAAGTGGTGTCTCGAGAGAACAAGAACCGCATGAGCCTGTGGAACGTGTCCACGATCATGGCGCCCAACCTCTTCATGCACAAGGGCATACCCCCCAGCAAGCCTGCCGAGGGGGACGAGAAGGAGCAGGCAGAGCGGGCGGCAGACGTCATGAGGCTCCTCATCCAATACCAGGACCTGCTCTGGACGGTACGTTTAGTTAAGGAGCCAGACAGCCTTAGAAActacacgagagagagagagagtgcaaccAAACAGctgctgcttttcattttcattttcttcctCTTTTTGTATGTAGGCAgatgtgtatttattaaataaaataccttaGTGTAACTGCATGAGccatttatttactgtaaatggcCGTATTGTAACGGCTTGCTTAGTGTTACTCCATGGGCTGGCACTGTCTGTTAGAGTTATATTGTATCTCCAAGTGGGTGTCGGTTTCAATTAGCTCCATTTGAAGCGTCTGACAATCACATATCGCAGA
The sequence above is drawn from the Acipenser ruthenus chromosome 29, fAciRut3.2 maternal haplotype, whole genome shotgun sequence genome and encodes:
- the LOC117429832 gene encoding rho GTPase-activating protein 40-like isoform X1; this translates as MKNRPANMGGNEGFVGRLPSSWNFTATRIPRPQIQPNHFLSQHRKKALCLPALSDTSSSEMSQAPCTKPPDRLSTDCLCSQDSLDRLSVDDFWQEVQNIQQSGSDSEQEGSVGDAKQPEEGEQEKEWLQDAGLSTLISEDSEDVDNVGLLSTLTRTQAAAVQRRLDTYTCSVRKKNKQPVRDVRDIFRADNPKKALMETKDSGRDSQTRSPLDSCGREFFITDVAYSDQAAILQKQTKLQSRNSRRRKDDGTLPKLISAQCRLGVTRIGDLSAQDMKKVRQLALIDMTALCDILEVELKRHKLGKRKLHESCLFGVPLATLVENDQKIKPTTTVPLILQAMFSFLEKKGLDSEGILRIPGSQSRIKNLQQKLETNFYPGLFSWEEVNPNDVAALLKKFIRELPAPLLTPEHLHTFNTVQDIQDLQQRLHVLNLLVLLLPEPNRSTLKALLEYLEKVVSRENKNRMSLWNVSTIMAPNLFMHKGIPPSKPAEGDEKEQAERAADVMRLLIQYQDLLWTIPNFLMVQVRKLNENSSRRYQFYDRRIKNLLRKMQSEKTEKNPPEPYRTVKIQTAHLLSDSMEVWLDTESRAGDALAQFHLNLRSMGNSVVKRNGSTANPDYAIYEVGGNIGEHCLDPNTHLLDLYNNNPSGEWIIKLRPASDRLL
- the LOC117429832 gene encoding rho GTPase-activating protein 40-like isoform X2; protein product: MKNRPANMGGNEGFVGRLPSSWNFTATRIPRPQIQPNHFLSQHRKKALCLPALSDTSSSEMSQAPCTKPPDRLSTDCLCSQDSLDRLSVDDFWQEVQNIQQSGSDSEQEGSVGDAKQPEEGEQEKEWLQDAGLSTLISEDSEDVDNVGLLSTLTRTQAAAVQRRLDTYTCSVRKKNKQPVRDVRDIFRADNPKALMETKDSGRDSQTRSPLDSCGREFFITDVAYSDQAAILQKQTKLQSRNSRRRKDDGTLPKLISAQCRLGVTRIGDLSAQDMKKVRQLALIDMTALCDILEVELKRHKLGKRKLHESCLFGVPLATLVENDQKIKPTTTVPLILQAMFSFLEKKGLDSEGILRIPGSQSRIKNLQQKLETNFYPGLFSWEEVNPNDVAALLKKFIRELPAPLLTPEHLHTFNTVQDIQDLQQRLHVLNLLVLLLPEPNRSTLKALLEYLEKVVSRENKNRMSLWNVSTIMAPNLFMHKGIPPSKPAEGDEKEQAERAADVMRLLIQYQDLLWTIPNFLMVQVRKLNENSSRRYQFYDRRIKNLLRKMQSEKTEKNPPEPYRTVKIQTAHLLSDSMEVWLDTESRAGDALAQFHLNLRSMGNSVVKRNGSTANPDYAIYEVGGNIGEHCLDPNTHLLDLYNNNPSGEWIIKLRPASDRLL
- the LOC117429832 gene encoding rho GTPase-activating protein 40-like isoform X4, whose product is MTWLDSELKSDTSSSEMSQAPCTKPPDRLSTDCLCSQDSLDRLSVDDFWQEVQNIQQSGSDSEQEGSVGDAKQPEEGEQEKEWLQDAGLSTLISEDSEDVDNVGLLSTLTRTQAAAVQRRLDTYTCSVRKKNKQPVRDVRDIFRADNPKKALMETKDSGRDSQTRSPLDSCGREFFITDVAYSDQAAILQKQTKLQSRNSRRRKDDGTLPKLISAQCRLGVTRIGDLSAQDMKKVRQLALIDMTALCDILEVELKRHKLGKRKLHESCLFGVPLATLVENDQKIKPTTTVPLILQAMFSFLEKKGLDSEGILRIPGSQSRIKNLQQKLETNFYPGLFSWEEVNPNDVAALLKKFIRELPAPLLTPEHLHTFNTVQDIQDLQQRLHVLNLLVLLLPEPNRSTLKALLEYLEKVVSRENKNRMSLWNVSTIMAPNLFMHKGIPPSKPAEGDEKEQAERAADVMRLLIQYQDLLWTIPNFLMVQVRKLNENSSRRYQFYDRRIKNLLRKMQSEKTEKNPPEPYRTVKIQTAHLLSDSMEVWLDTESRAGDALAQFHLNLRSMGNSVVKRNGSTANPDYAIYEVGGNIGEHCLDPNTHLLDLYNNNPSGEWIIKLRPASDRLL
- the LOC117429832 gene encoding rho GTPase-activating protein 40-like isoform X3, with the translated sequence MSPRKPAKHPDSDTSSSEMSQAPCTKPPDRLSTDCLCSQDSLDRLSVDDFWQEVQNIQQSGSDSEQEGSVGDAKQPEEGEQEKEWLQDAGLSTLISEDSEDVDNVGLLSTLTRTQAAAVQRRLDTYTCSVRKKNKQPVRDVRDIFRADNPKKALMETKDSGRDSQTRSPLDSCGREFFITDVAYSDQAAILQKQTKLQSRNSRRRKDDGTLPKLISAQCRLGVTRIGDLSAQDMKKVRQLALIDMTALCDILEVELKRHKLGKRKLHESCLFGVPLATLVENDQKIKPTTTVPLILQAMFSFLEKKGLDSEGILRIPGSQSRIKNLQQKLETNFYPGLFSWEEVNPNDVAALLKKFIRELPAPLLTPEHLHTFNTVQDIQDLQQRLHVLNLLVLLLPEPNRSTLKALLEYLEKVVSRENKNRMSLWNVSTIMAPNLFMHKGIPPSKPAEGDEKEQAERAADVMRLLIQYQDLLWTIPNFLMVQVRKLNENSSRRYQFYDRRIKNLLRKMQSEKTEKNPPEPYRTVKIQTAHLLSDSMEVWLDTESRAGDALAQFHLNLRSMGNSVVKRNGSTANPDYAIYEVGGNIGEHCLDPNTHLLDLYNNNPSGEWIIKLRPASDRLL
- the LOC117429832 gene encoding rho GTPase-activating protein 40-like isoform X5 yields the protein MSQAPCTKPPDRLSTDCLCSQDSLDRLSVDDFWQEVQNIQQSGSDSEQEGSVGDAKQPEEGEQEKEWLQDAGLSTLISEDSEDVDNVGLLSTLTRTQAAAVQRRLDTYTCSVRKKNKQPVRDVRDIFRADNPKKALMETKDSGRDSQTRSPLDSCGREFFITDVAYSDQAAILQKQTKLQSRNSRRRKDDGTLPKLISAQCRLGVTRIGDLSAQDMKKVRQLALIDMTALCDILEVELKRHKLGKRKLHESCLFGVPLATLVENDQKIKPTTTVPLILQAMFSFLEKKGLDSEGILRIPGSQSRIKNLQQKLETNFYPGLFSWEEVNPNDVAALLKKFIRELPAPLLTPEHLHTFNTVQDIQDLQQRLHVLNLLVLLLPEPNRSTLKALLEYLEKVVSRENKNRMSLWNVSTIMAPNLFMHKGIPPSKPAEGDEKEQAERAADVMRLLIQYQDLLWTIPNFLMVQVRKLNENSSRRYQFYDRRIKNLLRKMQSEKTEKNPPEPYRTVKIQTAHLLSDSMEVWLDTESRAGDALAQFHLNLRSMGNSVVKRNGSTANPDYAIYEVGGNIGEHCLDPNTHLLDLYNNNPSGEWIIKLRPASDRLL